Proteins encoded within one genomic window of Eurosta solidaginis isolate ZX-2024a chromosome 1, ASM4086904v1, whole genome shotgun sequence:
- the LOC137237678 gene encoding pickpocket protein 19-like: MVQIYYNELIYAKSPKKPANRLLLSNERMPKTTLKKRNLCHDILSYTKGYCDISCLHGISYVTNPKLRYYERVIWFLIIIVTTCTGLYIYSELTELYHTQRLVTVVDDSLAPAYIVPFPAIVICPRNRINWSKILDAHQWFLPSNASAMTIDTFRKFFANLGNFRFGKFTTLQPLIEADLNLTLLDNVDVKGVLEYASFTCDELFQYPCSWHLKSYNCCELFSLERTESGFCFIFNSLVTEKDRERKRNDRYYPYHTADIVEGSGLLFTVRLNESKATANFTEINGVYVMVKQPELWNGVARFVPYNTYSKLPVVPQLTLTANRARTVSPMERRCLFEDETWHELYKKLPGVEYRRSNCYSRCRQEYLFNNCHCNLDMFFPQVESDNMTVCKAKDFKCLYKFRELFGNEYRIANKEDQYIETTTNINESMICNCLSSCNHLIYDTAYISEALQDVNYSDPLKLVRLDVHYTSQYIRAYSTITRFTFVELLANFGGIFGLFLGGSLMSLVELVYYFTIGLYTYLLERGYTFNGWFSLPKSNAKVGIWKKRNKKERKLFERKPNNHHVYM, translated from the exons ATGGTGCAAATATATTACAATGAACTTATCTATGCTAAGTCACCAAAGAAGCCAGCTAATCGCTTACTGCTTTCCAATGAGAGAATGCCAAAGACAACGTTAAAGAAGAGAAATTTATGTCATGATATATTGTCATATACCAAAGGATATTGTGATATTTCTTGTCTTCATGGCATTAGTTATGTCACCAATCCCAAACTTCGTTATTATGAGCG tgtaattTGGTTTTTGATTATCATCGTCACCACATGTACTGGCCTTTATATTTATAGTGAATTAACTGAGCTTTATCATACACAACGTTTAGTAACGGTTGTTGATGATTCTCTCGCACCAGCTTACATTGTACCATTTCCAGCGATCGTCATTTGTCCACGTAATCGTATCAATTGGTCAAAAATATTGGATGCACACCAATGGTTCCTGCCGTCAAATGCCAGCGCTATGACTATTGACACTTTTCGTAAATTCTTTGCAAATTTGGGTAATTTTCGTTTTGGCAAATTCACGACTTTGCAACCGTTGATAGAAGCTGATTTGAATTTAACTCTATTGGATAATGTTGATGTAAAGGGGGTGCTAGAGTATGCTAGCTTTACATGTGATGAACTTTTCCAATATCCTTGTTCTTGGCATCTAAAAAGCTATAATTGTTGTGAACTCTTCTCATTGGAACGTACGGAAAGTGGGTTTTGCTTTATCTTCAATTCGCTGGTAACTGAAAAGGATCGAGAACGTAAG CGTAATGATCGCTATTATCCATATCACACCGCAGACATTGTGGAGGGATCAGGTTTGCTATTTACCGTAAGGCTTAACGAAAGCAAAGCAACAGCGAATTTTACTGAAATTAATGGAGTTTAT GTTATGGTAAAGCAACCTGAACTATGGAATGGTGTCGCGCGGTTTGTTCCCTATAATACATATTCAAAACTTCCAGTAGTACCACAGCTGACACTAACGGCGAATAGGGCCCGAACTGTTTCGCCCATGGAAAGAAGATGTCTTTTTGAG GATGAAACTTGGCACGAACTATACAAAAAGCTCCCAGGTGTAGAGTATCGACGTTCCAATTGCTATTCACGCTGTCGGCAAGAGTATCTTTTCAATAATTGTCATTGCAACTTGGATATGTTCTTTCCTCAAGTTGAAAGTG ACAACATGACGGTATGTAAGGCAAAAGATTTTAAATGTCTCTATAAATTCAGAG AGCTATTTGGTAACGAATATCGCATTGCTAACAAAGAGGATCAATATATcgagacaacaacaaatataaatgAAAGTATGATCTGTAATTGTTTAAGTAGTTGCAATCATTTAATATATGACACTGCATACATTAGTGAAGCGCTACAAGA TGTAAATTACTCAGATCCTTTAAAACTAGTACGCCTGGATGTACACTACACATCTCAGTATATAAGAGCTTATAGCACAATAACGCGTTTCACTTTCGTCGAACTTCTGG CAAACTTTGGCGGTATCTTCGGTTTATTTTTGGGTGGATCACTGATGAGTCTCGTTGAGTTGGTCTACTACTTCACGATTGGTTTGTATACATATTTACTAGAACGCGGCTACACATTTAATGGCTGGTTTTCATTACCAAAGAGCAATGCTAAGGTGGGGATCTggaagaaaagaaacaaaaaagaacGAAAACTATTTGAGAGAAAACCAAATAATCATCATGTTTACATGTGA